TTTTCCCCTTCTTTAATGGCATGTTCGATATCAAGGGTTCCGACCACCCGGTCTTCGGTCGCAGAAACCGGCAGATCAATCACTCTCATCGAACCAAAGCTTTCCACCAGGCTTTGGCCCCGATTTACTTTATCAAAACAATCCTGACACATCATCGCCGGCTCCCGCGGATCACACCCAAAAGAACATCCTTCGACCTGACTTCTTGAAGGCAGAAGTTCTGCCAGGGCCCGGACCGCCGTTGATTTTGCCGTTCCTTTTTCTCCGCGGATCAGAACACCACCCAATAAAGGATTGATGACATTGAGAATCAATGCCTTCTTCATGGTTTCCTGGCCAACGATTCCCGAAAACGGATATGATATTTGCTGATTTTTCATTTTTTTCCTCTTTTCTACTCAGTCTTCTTACAGACTTTTGCACCGATAATAAACAGAACAACAAAATAAGCCAACAATACCCCGACATGAAGCAGCTTCTGATTAAAGCTTTCCCCGACGGTTCTCATTGCCAGGTTTGTATGGGTCAGCGGTAAAATATAAATAAATCCGCGCAGAATGGTTGGCATCCGATCAATGGGAAAGAAAGTCCCGCATAAGAAAGACATGGGTGTAATGACAAAGCTGGTGAATTTAGACATATCCGCATGGGATTTAACCAAAAGTCCCATCAGAAAACCCAGGGCCGAGAATGTAAAGCAGTTTAACAGGGCCACAAACAAAAAGTAAGGTGTAATAACCAGGTCTGATGTGAAAACCGAAACCATAATCATAATTAATGATGCCGAATAGACACCGTAAAAGACCCCGCCGATAATTTTCCCAACCGCATAAACGGTCATATTAATCGGTGAAATCATATAGGCTTCAAAGGTCTTATAGAAGATCCTCGAGATATTAATAGTATTAGCCGTATTGTTAAAAGACATCATCATGGTGTTCATAGCGATAATCCCGGGGATCACATAGGCCATATAAGACATCCCGTCAACTTCCATGCCGTCACCCAGTCCCCAACCAAAGGCAATTAAATAAAGGAGTGGTGAAATCAAAGCAGAGGTCGTTGTCGCAAAGAATTTTCTCTTGAAAACAACGCTTTCCTGCCACAATATTCCGTATAATCCCTGCATTATGATTCCACCCTTCTGTTTGTAAATTTAAGAAATACGTCTTCCAGATTGGAAGAACGAATCCGCACGTCCCTTTCAATATCTTTTGCATAGTTGGCCGCCTGATCACGGTTATCGAAAAAGACTTCCTGAGTTGTTCCATTTTCAAAATACTCAACAACGACCTTACCGACTTCGTCGATCAGGTTGGCCGGTGTATCAATCTGAATCATTTTCCCCTTATTAATCAGGCCGACCCGATCACACAAAACTTCTGCTTCCTCAATATAATGAGTCGTTAATAATACCGTCAGGCCATCATTTTTAAGGTTCTTCAGCAGGTCCCACATTTTTCGTCTGGCACCGGCATCCAGGCCAACGGTCGGCTCATCCAATAAAAGGAGCTTGGGCTTATGCATCAAGGCTCTGGCAATCATCAGTTTTCGTTTCATCCCGCCGGAATAGGTTTTTGCCAGCGAATCCCGTCGGTCAGAAAGCTCGATAAAAGAAAGCAGCTCTTCAATCCGCTTATGTCTTTCTTCTTTTTTTAGACCATATAAAATACCAATGACTTCCAGATTTTCCCAGGCCGACATCTCCGGCTCCAAATTATTCATCTGGGGGACTACCCCTATTTTTGCTTTGACAGAGGTCAGGTTTCTGTCCACGCTGTCTCCATCCACCTCGATATCGCCGGAATCCTTTGTGGTGATCGTTGAGATCATTCGGACTGTTGTAGTTTTTCCAGCCCCGTTGGGTCCCAGAAAACCAAAGAACTCTCCGTCTTTAATTTCCAGATTTAAATGGTCCACTGCTGTCAGTTTTCCAAATGTTTTTGTTAAATCAACCAGTTTAAGCATGCTTCTCCTCTTCTTCCTTAATTATTTCAAATGCTGCTTTTCTTAGCGAACAGTCCTCAATACTGTCGGGCTTCTCACCTCCATTTATTATGCTTCTGGCCGGACATGACCCGGCACAGTAGTCTTCATATTGGCAGGCCTGACAACGCTGTGGTAAATCAGGCTTTAGTTTAACGATCCGGTAGGTCTCAGGCTGATACAGATTCCCCATATAATAGCTTTTATTGTTAATCAGTGTCCCGCAGGGATACATCTCCCCATCGGGAAGAACCACCAGGGCCTGACCCAGGGATGCATAACAGTAATCCTTCTGGCTGCAGGCAGTTTTTAATCGTCTCCTGGCATCCTCAACTTCTCGGATAACAATCCTTTTTCCGGTTAGGGACTCCAGGTCTTTTGACCGCTTGTAGGCCAGCCGCAAATATTTTCTCAAATTCTGACAAGATGCCTTTTTTAGATTATTTTCCTTAACCCGCCTGGTCTCCCGCAGAAGATCAAGCCCGATACCGGCTACATTGCCCAGATAAAAGGCCATATCCACCAAATCCGGCAAGGTTTTAATAGTTTCATCGCTGATGACCGCATTCAAATTAACCTTTACGCCCTGACCACCGAGTTCTTTAACCCCTTTAACAACGCTAGCCGTTTTACCCCGCATTTTTTCATTAACCGCCGGCGGGCCGTCCAGGCTGATGCCCAGTCGAACCCCCATTTTTTTTAAGGTGGTTGCCATTTTTTCATCGATTAATGAGCCATTGGTCTGAATTTGTATTTTAGTCTTAAGACTATTCTCTTTGACAAGCGCATTAATTTCCTCAACCAGTTTAAAATTTAGCAGCGGCTCCCCTCCGGCTAACTGAAGTTTAAAAGGTCCACTCGGCAGCGATAGAGCTTTTTTTGCCGTCTCCAGATTCATATAATCCTTTTTCTTGCTGGCATCTGCATAGCAATACCTGCAGCCTAAATTACAGTCATCCGTTATCCACAAGACAAGATATGAGATATCTTTAAAAATTTCACACTTCACCGTATTCTTCAATATCCCCTTCAATCTCCATATAAATGGCTTTGAGTTTATCCAAAGTTTCTTCTTTTGCATCCCACATTTCTCTTTGGGCGGCTTCTAAAAGTCTTTCGGTCATGGCGTGAATGGCCCAGGGGTTAACTGAGTTAATCCATTCCCTTCGCTCTTCATTAAAAAGGAAGTTCTCACTGATTTTTTCATACATCCAGTCTTCGACTATATCTGCAGTTGCATCCCAGCCGAAAACAAAATCAACCATTCCGGAAATTTCCTGAGCCCCCTTGTAGCCATGT
This genomic interval from Eubacteriaceae bacterium ES3 contains the following:
- a CDS encoding ABC transporter ATP-binding protein, giving the protein MLKLVDLTKTFGKLTAVDHLNLEIKDGEFFGFLGPNGAGKTTTVRMISTITTKDSGDIEVDGDSVDRNLTSVKAKIGVVPQMNNLEPEMSAWENLEVIGILYGLKKEERHKRIEELLSFIELSDRRDSLAKTYSGGMKRKLMIARALMHKPKLLLLDEPTVGLDAGARRKMWDLLKNLKNDGLTVLLTTHYIEEAEVLCDRVGLINKGKMIQIDTPANLIDEVGKVVVEYFENGTTQEVFFDNRDQAANYAKDIERDVRIRSSNLEDVFLKFTNRRVES
- a CDS encoding radical SAM protein; this encodes MQKKKLWINSKPFIWRLKGILKNTVKCEIFKDISYLVLWITDDCNLGCRYCYADASKKKDYMNLETAKKALSLPSGPFKLQLAGGEPLLNFKLVEEINALVKENSLKTKIQIQTNGSLIDEKMATTLKKMGVRLGISLDGPPAVNEKMRGKTASVVKGVKELGGQGVKVNLNAVISDETIKTLPDLVDMAFYLGNVAGIGLDLLRETRRVKENNLKKASCQNLRKYLRLAYKRSKDLESLTGKRIVIREVEDARRRLKTACSQKDYCYASLGQALVVLPDGEMYPCGTLINNKSYYMGNLYQPETYRIVKLKPDLPQRCQACQYEDYCAGSCPARSIINGGEKPDSIEDCSLRKAAFEIIKEEEEKHA
- a CDS encoding ABC transporter permease, translating into MQGLYGILWQESVVFKRKFFATTTSALISPLLYLIAFGWGLGDGMEVDGMSYMAYVIPGIIAMNTMMMSFNNTANTINISRIFYKTFEAYMISPINMTVYAVGKIIGGVFYGVYSASLIMIMVSVFTSDLVITPYFLFVALLNCFTFSALGFLMGLLVKSHADMSKFTSFVITPMSFLCGTFFPIDRMPTILRGFIYILPLTHTNLAMRTVGESFNQKLLHVGVLLAYFVVLFIIGAKVCKKTE